Below is a genomic region from Silurus meridionalis isolate SWU-2019-XX chromosome 10, ASM1480568v1, whole genome shotgun sequence.
TCAAGAGATTGGGAAAGGACCAGGTATTCATATACAGTACTATTGGCTATATAGTGTAATAATTCCTAATCCACTTTAGGAAAAGGGTACCTCATGGGTTCTTGTGGGTGCTTAATAAGAAGCGTTTCTGAGGTTTAATATTTAAGGGTTTTGCCAACAAAGATAAAACAAATATCCTTAAGTGTGCTGAAAGGAACCAgaacaactaaataaaatgtcaatcgCAACAATTATGTTGTTTAAGAATgttaaggaaaaagaaaacaacattgTTCACATGGACTCAATAGTACCACATAGAAACATTGCAGAGTCAGAGTGCAGCAATGTGCACATATTATAGGAAAGCAACCCGTCTTAATATGCAATTAATTCCTGCTGCATTTACCTCCAGCTCCCTTTATGGGGACTGTGTTAAAATCTGCAGGGTGAGGTAAGTGCTGATGATGCGGCTTCATTAATTGCGCTCCTCATCCGGAGCAGCTGTTGATTTAGATCCCCCAATAGGATGACTTCTGTTCGAGTCTGATACAGTCACTGAGCCTGCTGGACTGTAAAGTAGCCATTAAGCCCATTGATTCAGCAGCCCGTAGTGCAAAGCAGGGTGTTGGtgactcactcatacacacattgttCTCTGTGTGCTGTTATTTTTTGTCAAGCGTTTAAGCCAATCTAAGCATTGTGACAGTCCAGGATGGCACCTAGGCAGAGCTGATATTAAAAGCAGCTCAGTAGAACCCAGACCTGTGATCCTTTAATaagcataatttttttcctttgtaggtcattggtgtttattttatttaatttaaatgttttttttatgccttcTCTTTATTCTCGTGGTTGTGACCAAAATAATACAAAgtcttgattaaaaaaaagtatacctTCATTTTCTGGCAGGCCATTACATGACTGgtatataaataagaaaatatctGCATTGCTCCATTGTTTTTTCAGCCACTGCcatgtctctctttctgctcACTGACCCATATCTTTACATTCAAATTTGTATTCATAAGCATGCTTTCTTGTTTTATACTGTCTTTAATTTTCAGAATTTGATACCCTAATCTGTAACCTCACAATCTCTATTTTCTCTAGGAAAAAGACCATGTACACTCAGATGCATAGCCTAGAATTGGCACATTGCCTATAGTAATAATCTGAGCATCACAAGTTGTGACTCAATACAGTTGCTACAGTGGAACTACTTGAAGAGCAACTCTTGTGTGATGTGTTCATTTTTATCCTAACGAACGGAAAACTTTACTGTTGTTATGTACTTAGTGAAAAACCAACTGTGTAAAGATGCtaaattttaatgaatgaaatgcAGAATTTTTATTGAAGTTTAATACAAAGCTCTGTGCAAGTCTGAGTAATTAGTTCATTAGTTCATAGTTCAAAGATTGATTCAAATGACATGTAGACGTTATTCTTTAAGCTTCATGTAGTTTCCGGTTCTTTGAATATGGTCAGTTTGAAGCTAAAGAAAGGATTGCAGGACAGATTTTGAATCCAGGATGTGGATGCAGGACGTTTACTAAGCCTGAACAATAGTATAACCATTCTTATAtagctttttatatttataatttagttaaatcccattttttttatatttaatgcatgCAACAGCAACTGATAAAGAAATACTGCATTTTATGTTATACATCCCATGAAAAGACTTGAGGAgatataaataattgaatttgGTTCTATTGATTGCCCCTTTCATTGCCTTGCTTTTATTGGTGACTTGAGACCATACTGTAAATTATCGAGCTGACAGCTTGTCATGGTTGATGATGTGAGATCATTTGCTGGCAGAGCATAATGAAGACTAAGAGAATCACTTTGGGCTGACCTCAGATTACACACAGTACAAGTGTGTTCTCCAACTCAAAcacccatatgtgtttttttaacattcaaGATGTAGtcctttcattttttcttcatgtcaAGCAGTGATTTTGGATAAAGAAGCCTGGCATGCAGTTCAAGTATATTTAGTGGGTAGGGCAGATCACTGGAGTTCCTGTGAAAGGAAACTGCattgctacagcatacaaaacattttatgcatttatctACTTCCAACTTTGTGTCAGCAGTTTACACTCTCATCAGAAGGTTAAATAGATGACATTATTAATTGCTATAATTGTTATAtctttatgtaaaaataaaatgtaagattAAAATGATAGGAAATAACCTCAATTGCCTAAAACTATTACATTCAATACGCCATTTGTTATTGGATGTTGTGGcaaatggatttttattttatttttatatattattattataactattattattattattattattattagtagtagtagtagtagtagtagtagtagtagtagtagtagtagtagtagtcgtAGTAGTATTATCATTTCTTTAATCTAAATTAAAACGAATGTGGAAAGAACATAATAATACTTCAGAATGCAAATTCATAGAATGCACATTCCAGAGGAACATACTTTTGCCCTTTACTGGCTAAGTACACTTACCTGCAAATTGAAAAGGGGCATACCAAACTACTTCAGTAACAAAAGGAAATAACCTCATAACCTTGTTGAGTAGTCCACTGCGATGCCTTTAAGCTagatgtcatttttattttttttcattgcccCTGTGCACCAAGTATTAGCATAGATACATAAAATAACGTACatactatatatttaaaattcccCCCTTTTTCTTATTTGCATCTTTTTGTAAAATGACATCTGTTACCTTGTTCTCTCAACAGTCAATTGCACAATATGACCCACCCTCAACCCATCAATGTTTCCATGTGTCACATTTTCTCAGATGtttttgatatattttgtaATAGAGCACATTTAAGATACACAACCTCAACTGTTTTCTAACATGCACTAACAACACAAATAGAGAAGTCTGCATGTCCCATGTCTCACACTTGAGGTACACATCCCTCAATTGTGTAGGGTCACGTGAATGATGCTCAGCCCACACTCGTTAGTCGTGACTAATAGTATCATCTATCAGGAGATTTACGGTGCACTGCAACCCAGCAGCTACAGCGCTCATGCTAATGAGAGTGAGAGGCGGGAGCTACTGTAGCTGCTCACAGGGCTCTTCCCCACCTCCACATGAATCTTACTGACAGTCTCGATCACCATAACCTGAGAGACTTACATTTAGTGTTTGGTCAGATGACCCTTTTGAATCGttcttaaattatttaaaataaaaaaaaacattttttttttacatgattttaatgtggataaataaatataaagagtttATTCAAACCTGGGAGGTGATAAggttaaagttaaaaaaatgtttaatatgtcACATTTCCtccatgtgcacacacacataccagcTGTATCTTAAAGCACTAATGGCTTTTCTGTGTACATAAATTTGGTTTACAGGGATTAAAAGATAGATAAACATAATATAGTATTGGTTCTTTTCAGATCAATTTTAGATTTGCATTTCTGCAAAAACAAAAGATCGTTTTAGCAATTTTACATTGCAAATTAGTGaacacagcataaaatataAGGTATTAAGGTATAAAAACACCCAAAATCAATTCAGATGTAATATTTTTAACAGACTCACCAGTCCAGTTTTCTGTGATTATGAAATTACCTTAGCCTAATACATCTTAAATGTCATCGGGTGAGCCATGGATCTATTTGGAATTATTATCCTTCCACTATTATGGAATTatagttaattattattaatcaagGTCATGAGTAAGTATTTAGTTAATATAAAGAACTGTAAAAATAATGCCATATTGccagaaaatgcaaaaaaaaaaaaatgtgaacccAGTGTTTTCTggataattttattaaattaataaatacaaaataaaaacatacacacttaaATATTTCTACACAATTCAAAACGTATGTGTTAAGAACACAGGAATCGAACTAATATCTGCATTTTATTCATATGAATGTATTTAGAATAGCCTTAACATAAATAAGGTCAATAAACTGACTTTTGTTTTTAGTGTAACTTACATGATTTGTGTGTTTACAGCATATGAAAAAGTTGATATAGTGAATGAAAATTCGATCATTTCTTCCAGTTTTCAGGGAGAAGTCTTTTCCATTTGTCACTCTGCAGGAAGCAATGAGTTAATTATTACACAGTGTTAAAAGAATTATTATTCATTGACTCATGCAAATGTAGAGACAGATCTACAGCAAAGTTAAACTGAAAACActcataaacataaaatatacaataaaacatgCTTGAAAGATATGTGTATGCATATTCCAATCGGTTACATATGCACATCATAGACATGCACTCACCTTAAAGCCCCATGCTGACTCATTTGGCTTTGGTTTAAAGTCTGGTAGTGTCTCGTAGGTGTTTACTTGAACAAAGTTATCCTCTGGGTTTGTAGTGGACCTTGATTCAGGAATTTGCTCATAAGTGTTCTCTAACAGCAAATCGTTTGCCCTGATTTCATTAGGCACTTCAGCATATGTTACATAATTCTTCTCAGGCTGCTCTTTGCCATTTTGATTGGCAAATTGGCCAGCTAGCTGATACAAGGAATAATCACGTAGCATATCCAGACTGTGGCTGTGGTTTGGCATCTCTTGGCTGCTGGTTTTCTTAGCGTTCTCTCTCTGTACTTTAGGGGACAGCTGAGGTGGGTTCATGGTGGAGTTGTTCAGCTTGTACAAATTATCTTCCTTTGTGTTATCATCCAGTAAGGGGAGTGATTTACTCCTGCAGTCTGAAAGGCTGAGTTCTGAGTAAACAGTACCCTTTCCATGTGCACGCATGTCCTTGGCTGTAACGTCTGGTGGGGCAAAACCTGGCACTACTCCACTGTGTCTCGGCTGTACAGATCTTGCATCACTAGCTCTGCTTTCCAGAAGCCTGGCCTGTTCCAGCTGGGCATATAGTAGTGTCTTGCTCTCTGAACTGCTTTTTTCCTCCAGGGAGCCAGTTTTTATTGGGCAACCTCTTTTTGGAACTGGAGGGATACCCTGTGCAAGGTAATTGGTTAATTGTAATCAATGTGGAATAGGTGGTAATATTGTGgcatatatgaatatatttattcgttttaggatatatatatatatatatatatatatatatatatatatatatatatatatatatatatatatatatcttatcttatcttaaaacacaaatatattcataataaatatataataaatattatttttatgtatgtatgtacacacacacgtgtacatacatacataaaattatatttattttacactatattaaacttaaatatatattatatataataatatattttaaaaataatattgcgAATGTACATTGttcgaatttttttttctttattcaatttcaatttaaaACAACTCTATCTATGACCTAGTATATTTATGCTTATACATACTGGGGTGTTTTTAGTGCTCTTAGGTGGCAAGGTTGGAGCACTCTGGTACTGGGCTGCCTGTTCGGCTCGCTGGTTCCACATCTTTCTCACTGCCTCGACACTCACTCCTGACTTTAACTTAGGCTCAAACTGCACCACATCATAGAGATCATTTGTAGGCACCTAAAAGATAATTCAAGACACCATAACTCTGTCAGaggttttttttcattgttaacatattttgcatttacatttagtaTTTTATGTAAAAGATACTATACTAGGTACAAGCATTTGAAAATAAAGCAGTGTACCTCAAAACAAGACACTGTCAAGTATTCACCAAATGGCTCAATCGGACTGGTCTTATAATACTCGATAAGGCTGGTAAGTGTATCATGCATTTCTGTGTCTCCTGTAACAATAAACTGCCCCTCCTTATTCTGGTTGATGACAAAGTGCCGACACCGGTCAcgtcctctaaaaaaaaaaaagaaaatacaggcATTTAGATAAGAAGTTTTGTTT
It encodes:
- the sh2d7 gene encoding SH2 domain-containing protein 7 — protein: MSALYINGVTVYTPSERLFFSLKQLRRTSVLSNMRLKSHHMQQRSPTALGCNQHRLGHCCCKTNLKPIIGKRSMEQKKPHRIVTCLLFCMRDRVKMEQMQPENTTSKLRELALKWFTETQAPLILHKGNFPAWFQGFISRKDAEDHLRDKELGCFLIRLSDKATGYILSYRGRDRCRHFVINQNKEGQFIVTGDTEMHDTLTSLIEYYKTSPIEPFGEYLTVSCFEVPTNDLYDVVQFEPKLKSGVSVEAVRKMWNQRAEQAAQYQSAPTLPPKSTKNTPGIPPVPKRGCPIKTGSLEEKSSSESKTLLYAQLEQARLLESRASDARSVQPRHSGVVPGFAPPDVTAKDMRAHGKGTVYSELSLSDCRSKSLPLLDDNTKEDNLYKLNNSTMNPPQLSPKVQRENAKKTSSQEMPNHSHSLDMLRDYSLYQLAGQFANQNGKEQPEKNYVTYAEVPNEIRANDLLLENTYEQIPESRSTTNPEDNFVQVNTYETLPDFKPKPNESAWGFKSDKWKRLLPENWKK